The nucleotide window ATGGGCACAATGTGGAATTCAATTAGACTAACCCAAGAAGTCAGAACAGCAAAGATGAAATATTCATAAGCCACAGTAGTAATCCAAGAAAGTGAAAAAAGAGAGCAGATCTCATTGCTCAGCAGTACTTATTGCCTATCCCTTATGACAAATGACAACAACAAAAATTGGCCCAAAAAAGTCGCATTATCAACCCTCACAGAAAAAGCAGTTTATGTTGGACTATTGGCATCACATAGTCATTACCTGCAATGGAACCGAGAGCTTCAGCAGCTTCATGTCTAACCATTGGATGCTCAGTCTCATTCCTGAGTATACTGCTAAGTGCAGCTGAAGCAGCTTTATTTTGCAATTGACCCAAGACATAAGCAACCTGCATTGTAGCAAGTTGACAAACATAAAGATCCCTCTGGTTGTAAAGGAAACACATTAAGGTTGCATAAAGACTAAGACATTGATTAAAATAACACTGTCAAACCTCATGCTTCAACAAAGCACTTTTGGCCCCCAAAGAATCAATAATGGCAGAAACAGCTTCCTCTCCACCATGGTTCCGAAGAGCAAAGAGAGCTGAATACCTCTCATACATGCCTCTTGCTTCATCCAACAGCACCTCCCTTAATATTAGACAACATTGTTAAATAGCCTAAACAATGACATGGAAAATTTAAAGTTGCATCCATCACCAATAATGAGAGTACCTAAGTTTATCAACAGATGAATGAGATGAAGCTGGTGCAGCAGGATCAACTGACAAGAAGGGTGACTTTTCTGTCATGGATGATTTGTCATTACTACCATTGGATTTTAACTCCTCAATTCGCTGGAGAGCCAGTTCGCATGTTTCACGGACTTCTGGAGCAGGATCTAGAACCAAACTATTCTTCAAAAGAGGAATGTTACTCTCCAAACCAATGGCACCAAGTGCTTCAGCTGCCTGTAGCAGAATAACATATGAACAATTTAAGGAAAACAGCCATTGTATAACAGATATAAACACAATACATAACCGTAGAACAACAGTGTAACATGAACCAACCTCATGACGAACGATGGGATGCAAAGAAAGATCATTTAGAACTACTTCCAAAGCAGGAATAGCTTCAGCATCTTGCATTTGACCCAATGCAAATGCAGCTTCATGAGCCAACAAATTTGATGAATCCCTTGTCGCTGCAAGAACATAGATTGCGACAAAGATTAGACTATTCAGTATGGTTAACACTTAACAGAGCAgaatattttactattattaattcATTGATAAAGTTACCATTTACTCGTTTTATTTTGTGGGATTTTCCAAATATATAATCAATTATTGCAACAAAACCATAGAATTTATCCCAGATCAAGTCACACTAATTCCCATCTATCTATGCATTTTCTACATTAGTTTGGCTCCAAATAAAATGATGCAAATGGAATCAGAAAAAAGTACTAAAAAAATTGAAGTAATTACTCTTCTGTTTAGCATtacttaattatatatatacttaaaagaCACACATATCCTCAGGCAGAaactaaacaaaagaaaaagacgAATAGAGATATGTAAAATTAGGAAGCGCATGGACCTTGAATGAGAGCGTTGCGAGGGGCAGGGCCTTTGAGGTTGCGAAGGGAGAAGAGAGCTCGGAAGCGCTCGGATATGGGTTGTGTCGGGTCAAGCAACCGGTCGCATAGAAATTTCTCCATGTAGGATGCTGATACGCCGTCGACCAAGGAACACATGAGCGGGCGATGCAGATCAGTTGGCGGACCCTTGAGAAGTGGCTTGGAAACGACGCGAATCGAGGTCCGGGGACTAGGATTCTTTGTTAAGAGGGAAAAAGATTTGGGCAAACTAAATTGATAGTCaccaactattagtaaatttacttTTTAGTCATTTAactatgaaaaattacaaaagaTCACTCCGTTGTTCTattttatcttcttcttcttctttttttttttttttttgacaacttttaaaattgatataCTAAAAGTTTTGACCCTCAATTTTCATTTATTATGTTGGtctaattttaattctcaaaaaattAGCTCTCTATGTTTAAACATTATGTATTTTTGTCCATTATTGCATTATTTTTATGATTCTTTCATTGAAAAAGCTTAAAAAAACAATTTATTAACTAAATTTGAtagaaaaaatcaaaaaatagaaACACCCAATATCAtaatttttacctttttattcttttctctTAATGGCTCTGGTTTTCACCATTAGATAAAAATTTAATGATTGAGATTATTCTTCTCCAATTTTGTAAGATTTAAGCTTGAATTGTTCAACATCAATTCATGCGAGTTGCTTTTTTTGTTGTCATTATTGTTACCCTCTTCGACAAGTATAAAGAATCTTAACGTAATATTAGAAGGAAAAATGAAACCCATATTTGAAATCATCAATGTTTGGACCCGAAGATGCAATACGTTTAGTTGAGTTTGACAAATGAATAAGTTTAACATATTGGGAAGCAAGAGTTTAGATTAGACTTATCTATGAGCTAGACCACCCAGAACGAAGACTTGTCCCGAAAGTGAGAATGTTTGAGTAAAAGTATATGTCCGAAAAATAGGCTTGACCAAAAAATAAGACTCGTTTAAAAAATAGATCGGGCCTTGGGTAAGATTGTTTTTAACTGAGCTCGGCCCAGcccaaatttgtaaaaaaaaaaaactgttgtttattattattttcttgctattttttattgtttcttgcaatttttttctctttttttcactattttgctactatttcattattatgttgttattattttattgttattgtttggatattgtataactctttttTATTGTTAACTTTAttactattttagagacatttgtttGTCAAGTtgcacttattttattattattatttaagtatacatattttttaatttatttttaatttgttgggaaatatttattttaatatttttagtatttttaatatattatattttttaaaat belongs to Gossypium arboreum isolate Shixiya-1 chromosome 7, ASM2569848v2, whole genome shotgun sequence and includes:
- the LOC108451839 gene encoding deoxyhypusine hydroxylase, with translation MCSLVDGVSASYMEKFLCDRLLDPTQPISERFRALFSLRNLKGPAPRNALIQATRDSSNLLAHEAAFALGQMQDAEAIPALEVVLNDLSLHPIVRHEAAEALGAIGLESNIPLLKNSLVLDPAPEVRETCELALQRIEELKSNGSNDKSSMTEKSPFLSVDPAAPASSHSSVDKLREVLLDEARGMYERYSALFALRNHGGEEAVSAIIDSLGAKSALLKHEVAYVLGQLQNKAASAALSSILRNETEHPMVRHEAAEALGSIADDQSVALLEEFARDPEPIVSQSCEVALRMLEFERAGKSFEFLFMQTPVVH